In the genome of Thermus caldifontis, one region contains:
- a CDS encoding HEPN domain-containing protein yields MAPLDWEEWARWRAQAQHTLASSRKDLREGDYDWASFKAHQAGEYALKGLLRGLGQPAFGHALIRLIQALKEAGHEVPEALEEAGRTLDAHYIPARYPDAYPEGSPYEYYTRARAEEALRAAERILKWAEEVWNELKSP; encoded by the coding sequence ATGGCGCCCCTGGACTGGGAGGAGTGGGCAAGATGGCGGGCCCAGGCCCAGCACACCCTGGCCTCCTCCAGAAAGGACCTGAGGGAAGGGGATTACGACTGGGCCAGTTTCAAGGCCCATCAGGCAGGGGAATACGCCCTTAAAGGCCTCCTGCGGGGGCTGGGGCAGCCCGCCTTTGGACACGCCCTGATCCGCCTCATCCAGGCGCTGAAGGAAGCGGGGCACGAGGTTCCCGAAGCCTTGGAAGAGGCAGGGCGCACCCTAGACGCCCATTACATTCCCGCCCGCTATCCCGACGCCTATCCTGAGGGAAGCCCTTACGAGTACTACACCCGGGCCCGGGCTGAAGAGGCCCTAAGGGCGGCCGAGAGGATCCTGAAATGGGCGGAGGAGGTTTGGAATGAACTCAAAAGCCCTTAG
- a CDS encoding alanyl-tRNA editing protein, with amino-acid sequence MRLYQEDSYATRFRARVVRAWSDAKGHYAVLSQTLFYPESGGQPADTGVLRGDFGEVRVEHVFEEAKAFGEVVHRLKAPVPEGVEVEGEVDWNRRFRHMQRHTAQHILSQALLRAGGYHTVAVSLDSPISTVDLEEEAQDAKVKEAEALANFAVYADFPIEAFWVSEEELARYPLRRPPKVQGRVRLVRIGDFDLAACGGTHLRTSAQAGPIKVLKWERYKGGSRVYFMAGWEALEDYHAKHALLSRLALSFSTSPLELEKPVRKLQEELYSLKGENLELKEALVEALLPRALAEGVLLVPAPVLGDLAKRLLSWSDKTFLLLSSEGRFATLGPGRQAVLQRLQALGAKGGGKEVVQGSLPKERVAEALDPGLVS; translated from the coding sequence ATGAGGCTTTACCAGGAGGATAGCTACGCCACCCGCTTCCGGGCACGGGTGGTACGGGCTTGGAGCGACGCAAAGGGCCACTATGCCGTGCTTTCCCAGACCCTTTTTTACCCCGAGTCCGGGGGGCAGCCTGCGGATACGGGGGTCTTGAGGGGGGATTTTGGCGAGGTGCGGGTGGAGCACGTTTTTGAGGAGGCCAAGGCCTTTGGGGAGGTGGTGCACCGCCTTAAGGCCCCCGTCCCCGAGGGGGTGGAGGTGGAGGGAGAGGTTGACTGGAACCGGCGCTTTCGCCACATGCAGCGCCACACCGCCCAGCACATCCTCTCCCAGGCCCTTTTGCGGGCCGGCGGGTACCACACGGTGGCCGTGAGCCTGGATAGCCCCATCTCCACGGTGGACCTCGAGGAGGAAGCCCAAGACGCCAAGGTCAAGGAGGCCGAGGCCCTGGCCAACTTCGCCGTGTACGCCGACTTTCCCATCGAGGCCTTCTGGGTTTCGGAGGAGGAGCTCGCCCGCTACCCCTTAAGGCGCCCTCCCAAGGTGCAGGGCAGGGTGCGCCTGGTTAGGATCGGGGATTTTGACCTGGCGGCCTGCGGGGGCACCCACCTTAGGACCAGCGCCCAGGCGGGGCCCATCAAGGTCCTGAAGTGGGAGCGGTACAAGGGGGGAAGCCGGGTCTACTTCATGGCCGGCTGGGAGGCCTTGGAGGACTACCACGCCAAGCACGCCCTCCTTTCCCGCCTGGCCCTTTCCTTCTCCACCAGCCCTTTGGAGCTGGAAAAGCCCGTGCGCAAGCTTCAGGAGGAGCTTTATTCCCTGAAGGGGGAGAACCTGGAGCTTAAAGAGGCCTTGGTGGAGGCCCTCCTGCCCCGGGCCCTGGCGGAGGGGGTGCTCCTGGTGCCGGCCCCTGTCTTGGGAGACCTGGCCAAGAGGCTCCTCTCCTGGAGCGACAAGACCTTTTTGCTCCTCTCCTCCGAAGGGCGCTTTGCCACCCTTGGCCCAGGTCGGCAGGCGGTTTTGCAAAGGCTTCAAGCCTTGGGAGCCAAGGGCGGGGGGAAGGAGGTGGTGCAGGGGAGCCTGCCCAAGGAAAGGGTGGCCGAGGCC